In a genomic window of Pseudomonas oryzihabitans:
- a CDS encoding LLM class flavin-dependent oxidoreductase, which translates to MNAPAKQVLLNAFNMNTVGHINHGLWTHPRDTSTAYHSLGYWTELAKLLERGLFDGLFIADILGVYDVYGGNVDLTLRESIQLPVNDPFLLVSAMAAATRHLGFGLTANLTYEPPYPFARRLSTLDHLSEGRVGWNIVTGYLDSAARAMGLDRQIAHDRRYDQADEYLEVLYKLLEGSWADDAVVRDRASRIYARPERVRKITHHGEFFDVEGYHLCEPSRQRTPVLFQAGSSDRGLAFAGRHAECVFISGQDQAATRAQVERVRGAAVAAGRDAADVKLFMGITVIVAPTAAEARDKHAEYLSYASPEAGVAHHAASVGIDLAAYGLDEPIRPQKTEAIESALKRLVAKDAGWTRRKLLEQHALGGRYTAIVGDPQQVADALLGWIDETGLDGFNLARTVTPECYADFIDLVIPELQSRGRYKTAYAEGSFRHKLFGRGDRLDSRHFGTRFRQD; encoded by the coding sequence ATGAATGCGCCCGCCAAACAGGTGTTGCTCAACGCCTTCAACATGAACACCGTGGGCCATATCAACCATGGCCTCTGGACTCATCCGCGCGACACCTCCACCGCCTACCATAGCCTCGGCTACTGGACCGAGCTGGCCAAGTTGCTGGAGCGTGGCCTGTTCGACGGCCTGTTCATCGCCGACATCCTCGGCGTCTACGACGTCTATGGCGGCAATGTCGACCTCACCCTGCGCGAATCCATCCAGCTGCCGGTCAACGATCCCTTCCTGCTGGTCTCGGCCATGGCCGCTGCCACCCGGCACCTCGGTTTCGGCCTGACCGCCAACCTCACCTACGAGCCGCCCTACCCCTTCGCCCGGCGCCTGTCCACCCTGGACCACCTGAGCGAGGGCCGCGTCGGCTGGAACATCGTCACCGGCTATCTCGACAGCGCCGCCCGGGCCATGGGGCTGGACCGGCAGATCGCTCACGACCGCCGCTACGACCAGGCCGACGAATACCTGGAGGTGCTCTACAAACTGCTCGAAGGCAGTTGGGCCGACGATGCCGTGGTTCGCGACCGCGCGAGCCGTATCTATGCCCGCCCCGAGCGGGTGCGCAAGATCACGCACCATGGCGAATTCTTCGACGTCGAGGGCTACCACCTCTGCGAACCCTCGCGCCAGCGCACCCCGGTGCTGTTCCAGGCCGGCTCCTCGGACCGTGGCCTGGCCTTCGCCGGACGCCATGCCGAGTGCGTGTTCATCTCCGGGCAGGACCAGGCCGCCACCCGCGCCCAGGTCGAGCGGGTGCGCGGCGCGGCCGTGGCCGCCGGCCGGGACGCGGCGGACGTCAAGCTGTTCATGGGCATCACCGTGATCGTCGCGCCCACCGCTGCCGAGGCCCGCGACAAGCACGCCGAATACCTGAGCTATGCCAGCCCCGAGGCTGGCGTCGCCCACCACGCCGCCTCGGTGGGCATAGATCTCGCTGCCTACGGCCTGGATGAACCCATTCGCCCGCAGAAGACCGAGGCCATCGAATCGGCGCTCAAGCGCCTGGTGGCCAAGGACGCCGGCTGGACCCGGCGCAAGCTGCTGGAGCAACACGCGCTGGGCGGGCGCTACACCGCCATCGTCGGCGATCCCCAGCAGGTGGCCGATGCCCTGCTCGGCTGGATCGACGAGACCGGCCTGGATGGTTTCAACCTGGCCCGCACCGTCACCCCCGAGTGCTACGCCGACTTCATCGACCTGGTGATCCCGGAGTTGCAGAGCCGGGGTCGCTACAAGACCGCCTACGCCGAGGGCAGCTTCAGACACAAGCTGTTCGGCCGCGGCGATCGCCTCGACTCCCGCCACTTCGGCACCCGCTTCCGCCAGGACTGA
- a CDS encoding ABC transporter ATP-binding protein, whose amino-acid sequence MKQPLLSLDRIGKAFSGRQVLEGVELTLDAGEVVSLLGATGCGKSTLLCIAAGLDDDFSGRMTLDAASHGVGVVFQEPRLMPWLDVAANVGFADGARADRAWIAQLLRDIGLEGQGALLPKQLSGGMAQRVAIARGLYGRPRLLLLDEPFSAVDAFTRWQLQDLVLRLVAQYHIGVLLVTHDLDEAFYLGDRVLVLGGAPSRVQRRFAVAAPHPRERRSPALLAQAAEAYEELQRLRV is encoded by the coding sequence ATGAAGCAGCCATTGCTGTCTCTCGACCGTATCGGCAAGGCCTTCTCCGGGCGACAGGTGCTGGAGGGCGTGGAACTGACGCTGGATGCCGGCGAGGTGGTCAGCCTGCTCGGCGCCACTGGCTGCGGCAAGAGCACCCTGCTGTGCATCGCCGCCGGACTGGACGACGACTTCAGTGGCCGCATGACCCTGGATGCGGCCAGCCATGGCGTCGGCGTGGTGTTCCAGGAACCGCGGTTGATGCCCTGGCTGGACGTGGCCGCCAATGTCGGCTTCGCCGACGGTGCCCGGGCCGATCGCGCCTGGATTGCGCAACTGCTGCGCGACATCGGTCTGGAGGGGCAGGGCGCCTTGTTGCCCAAGCAACTCTCCGGCGGCATGGCCCAGCGCGTCGCCATCGCCCGCGGGCTCTATGGTCGTCCGCGCCTGCTGCTGCTCGACGAGCCCTTCAGTGCGGTGGATGCCTTCACCCGCTGGCAGTTGCAGGACCTGGTCCTGCGCTTGGTGGCCCAGTACCACATCGGTGTGCTGCTGGTGACCCACGATCTGGACGAGGCTTTCTACCTGGGCGACCGGGTGCTGGTGCTGGGCGGCGCGCCCTCCCGCGTGCAGCGCCGCTTCGCCGTTGCCGCGCCCCATCCGCGTGAAAGGCGCAGCCCCGCCTTGCTGGCCCAGGCCGCCGAGGCCTATGAGGAATTGCAGCGGCTCAGGGTGTGA
- a CDS encoding ABC transporter permease, whose product MTQAAPLGQTRRPARTGSGRWRGAVLPLGLVVVLEAVVRLGWLPAYQMPPPSEVLRTLWLLGEGELWRHLAASLARVASGFALGASLALLIGAWVGLSRRAEAYLDPLFQALRAIPSLAWVPLLLLWLGIDETPKVVLIALGAFFPLYLALVSGIRDVDRRLVEVGRLYRLSRPALIRRILLPAALPSLFTGLRGALSMSWMFLVAAELIAATAGLGYLLSDGRETSRPDIVIAAILVLAVLGKLSDELLLRLERRALAWRDTYQGGQG is encoded by the coding sequence CTGACCCAAGCCGCGCCGCTCGGCCAGACCCGCCGACCTGCGCGTACTGGCAGCGGCCGCTGGCGTGGCGCCGTGCTGCCGCTCGGGCTGGTCGTGGTGCTCGAAGCCGTGGTGCGCCTGGGCTGGTTGCCGGCCTACCAGATGCCGCCGCCCAGCGAGGTGCTGCGTACCCTCTGGCTGCTGGGGGAAGGCGAGTTGTGGCGACACCTGGCGGCCAGCCTGGCGCGGGTCGCCAGTGGCTTCGCCTTGGGAGCGAGCCTGGCTTTGCTGATCGGTGCTTGGGTAGGGCTTTCCCGCCGCGCCGAGGCCTACCTCGATCCGCTGTTCCAGGCGCTGCGCGCCATTCCCAGTCTGGCCTGGGTACCCTTGTTGTTGCTCTGGTTGGGCATCGACGAAACACCCAAGGTCGTGCTGATCGCTCTGGGCGCCTTCTTTCCACTGTACCTGGCGCTGGTCAGCGGCATCCGTGACGTGGATCGCCGCCTGGTGGAGGTGGGACGACTCTATCGCCTGTCACGCCCGGCACTGATCCGCCGCATCCTGCTACCCGCGGCCTTGCCCAGTCTGTTCACTGGGTTGCGCGGGGCCCTGAGCATGAGCTGGATGTTCCTGGTAGCCGCCGAATTGATCGCCGCCACCGCCGGCCTCGGCTATCTGCTCAGCGATGGCCGCGAGACCTCGCGACCGGACATCGTCATCGCCGCCATCCTGGTGCTGGCGGTGCTCGGCAAGCTCAGCGACGAGCTGCTGCTGCGCCTGGAGCGCCGCGCGCTGGCCTGGCGTGATACCTACCAGGGCGGTCAGGGATGA
- a CDS encoding monooxygenase encodes MTAMPWGAAPSPRYDELVAPLRPLLARIRAGAVERELERRLPVAEIRWLVDGGIGALRVPLDQGGAGANLPELFELLIEVAAADSNLAQALRGHLGFAEDVLGSPASARRERWLRRLAAGELVGPAWSEAGPQAARDQFATRLVAQGNGWQLDGTKFYTTGSLYADWIDVGVTGPDGESLSATVRRDAPGVTVVDDWNGFGQTLTASGTAHFSAVAVAAEDVIDAAGRWRYAPAFYQLVHLATLAGIGRALASEVAAEVARRTRSYSNGNAPRAAQDPQILQVVGRLQGAAYAAGALVAQNARTLQLAYEARLTRDEAQEEAARIRAELETAQAQTVVSDLILQACTEGFDALGASATLKPLALDRFWRNARTLASHNPRVYKQRIIGDFAVNGTPPPEQWRIGVA; translated from the coding sequence ATGACCGCCATGCCTTGGGGCGCCGCCCCCTCCCCCCGCTATGACGAACTGGTCGCCCCCCTGCGCCCGCTGCTGGCGCGAATTCGCGCCGGGGCGGTCGAGCGCGAGCTCGAACGGCGTCTGCCGGTCGCGGAAATCCGCTGGCTCGTGGACGGCGGCATCGGTGCCCTGCGCGTACCCCTGGACCAGGGCGGCGCCGGTGCCAACCTGCCCGAGCTGTTCGAGCTGCTCATCGAGGTCGCCGCCGCCGACTCCAACCTGGCGCAGGCGCTGCGTGGCCATCTCGGCTTCGCCGAGGACGTGCTGGGCAGTCCCGCGAGCGCGCGCCGTGAGCGCTGGCTGCGGCGCCTGGCTGCCGGCGAGCTGGTAGGCCCCGCCTGGAGCGAGGCCGGGCCCCAGGCGGCGCGCGATCAATTCGCCACTCGCCTGGTAGCCCAGGGTAATGGTTGGCAACTGGACGGTACCAAGTTCTATACCACCGGCTCACTGTATGCCGACTGGATCGACGTCGGGGTCACCGGCCCGGACGGTGAATCCCTGTCGGCCACGGTCCGCCGGGACGCCCCGGGCGTAACGGTGGTCGACGATTGGAACGGCTTCGGCCAGACCCTCACCGCCAGCGGCACCGCGCATTTCAGCGCAGTGGCGGTGGCCGCCGAGGACGTCATCGACGCAGCGGGACGCTGGCGCTATGCACCGGCCTTCTATCAGCTGGTACACCTGGCGACGCTCGCCGGGATCGGGCGCGCCCTGGCCAGCGAGGTCGCTGCGGAAGTCGCCCGCCGCACTCGCAGTTACAGCAACGGCAACGCCCCGCGCGCGGCCCAGGACCCGCAGATTCTACAGGTGGTGGGCCGCCTGCAGGGTGCGGCCTACGCCGCCGGGGCGTTGGTCGCGCAGAATGCCCGTACCCTGCAGCTGGCCTACGAGGCGCGGCTGACGCGCGACGAAGCCCAGGAGGAAGCGGCGCGCATCCGCGCCGAACTGGAAACCGCCCAGGCGCAGACCGTCGTCAGCGACCTCATCCTGCAAGCCTGTACCGAAGGCTTCGACGCCCTGGGTGCCTCGGCCACGCTCAAGCCACTCGCCCTCGACCGCTTCTGGCGTAACGCCCGCACCCTCGCTTCCCATAATCCGCGGGTATACAAGCAACGCATCATTGGCGACTTCGCGGTGAACGGCACGCCCCCGCCCGAGCAATGGCGTATCGGCGTCGCCTGA
- a CDS encoding aliphatic sulfonate ABC transporter substrate-binding protein: MHKTILRWAAGLALLGSALLAQAAPPKEVRLDYAYYAPTSLVLKEQGLLEKRLANQGIVVRWVFSQGSNRSLEYLNSGSTDFASTAGLAALLSRANGAPIETLYLASRPEWTALVVPKDSPLKSLADLKGKKIAATKGNDPYLFLLRSLREAGLKKGDVEIVHLQHPDGRVALERGQVDAWAGLDPHMAASELQAGSRLLYRNLDFNSYSVLSTTEAFAKAQPELVKAVLGAYEEARHWTLAHPQETAALLAKASGLPLEVAQRQLDRTDFSQPLPGPQFVAALKGAAPLLGEEGLVRPGVDAVAAVDALVQPALAQAVIKGEPAVAQVTAP; this comes from the coding sequence ATGCATAAGACCATTCTGCGCTGGGCTGCGGGCCTCGCCCTCCTGGGTAGCGCCCTGCTGGCCCAGGCCGCGCCGCCCAAGGAAGTCCGCCTGGACTATGCCTACTACGCGCCCACCAGCCTGGTCCTCAAGGAGCAGGGGCTACTGGAAAAGCGCCTGGCCAACCAGGGCATCGTCGTACGCTGGGTGTTCAGCCAGGGCAGCAACCGTTCCCTGGAGTACCTCAACAGCGGCAGTACCGACTTCGCCTCCACTGCTGGGCTCGCTGCATTGCTCAGTCGCGCCAATGGCGCGCCCATCGAGACGTTGTATCTCGCCAGTCGCCCGGAGTGGACGGCGCTGGTGGTGCCCAAGGACTCGCCGCTCAAGTCGCTGGCCGATCTCAAGGGCAAGAAGATCGCCGCCACCAAGGGCAACGATCCCTACCTGTTCCTCTTGCGTAGCCTGCGCGAGGCGGGCCTGAAGAAGGGCGACGTGGAGATCGTCCACCTGCAGCACCCGGATGGTCGCGTCGCCCTGGAGCGTGGCCAGGTGGACGCCTGGGCCGGGCTCGATCCGCACATGGCCGCCAGCGAATTGCAGGCGGGCTCCCGGCTGCTCTATCGCAATCTCGATTTCAACAGCTACAGCGTGCTGAGCACCACCGAGGCTTTCGCCAAGGCCCAGCCGGAGCTGGTCAAGGCGGTGCTGGGCGCCTATGAGGAGGCCCGTCACTGGACCCTGGCGCATCCGCAGGAGACTGCCGCGTTGCTGGCCAAGGCCTCCGGCCTGCCGTTGGAGGTAGCTCAGCGCCAGCTCGATCGGACCGATTTCAGCCAGCCGCTGCCGGGGCCGCAATTCGTCGCCGCGCTCAAGGGCGCTGCGCCGCTGCTGGGTGAGGAAGGGTTGGTGCGTCCCGGCGTGGACGCCGTCGCGGCGGTCGATGCCCTGGTACAGCCGGCCTTGGCCCAGGCGGTGATCAAGGGCGAGCCAGCCGTGGCTCAGGTGACCGCGCCGTGA
- a CDS encoding aliphatic sulfonate ABC transporter substrate-binding protein, which yields MAFTPFPLGSRLRRGLLALGLLGLACAAQADTALRIGYQKSSTLLVLLKEQGTLERDLAAKGITLSWHEFSSGLPLLESLNVGNVDLSADVADTVPVFAQAAGAKLTYFARETPSPQAQAIVVPEGSPLKSLADLKGKRVAVTKAAGSHYLLIAALQKAGLTFADIQPAYLTPADGRAALENGKVDAWVTWEPFVASAQRQQQVRILASGEGLASYQRYYLAATPYAQAHPEVLALVFAELQRTGQWVKQHPAEAARLLGPQWGRLDQATVELANSRRSYDVQPVSRAALGEQQRIADAFYRAKLLPTAVDTSAVDLWTPATPVTQR from the coding sequence ATGGCCTTCACCCCTTTCCCCCTGGGCTCGCGCCTGCGTCGGGGGCTGCTCGCCCTCGGTCTGCTGGGCCTGGCCTGCGCTGCCCAGGCCGATACCGCGCTGCGCATCGGCTATCAGAAATCCTCCACCCTGCTGGTATTGCTCAAGGAGCAGGGCACCCTGGAGCGGGATCTGGCGGCTAAGGGCATCACCCTCAGCTGGCATGAATTCTCCAGCGGCCTGCCGCTGCTGGAATCGCTCAACGTCGGTAACGTGGATCTCTCCGCCGACGTGGCCGATACCGTGCCCGTGTTCGCCCAGGCGGCAGGGGCCAAGCTCACCTATTTTGCTCGGGAAACACCCTCGCCCCAGGCCCAGGCCATCGTGGTGCCCGAGGGTTCGCCGCTGAAATCGCTGGCCGATCTTAAGGGCAAGCGGGTGGCCGTGACCAAGGCGGCGGGCAGCCACTACCTGTTGATCGCCGCGCTGCAGAAAGCCGGCCTGACCTTCGCCGATATCCAGCCGGCCTATCTCACCCCCGCCGACGGCCGCGCCGCCCTGGAGAACGGCAAGGTGGACGCCTGGGTGACCTGGGAACCCTTCGTCGCCAGCGCCCAGCGCCAGCAGCAGGTGCGCATCCTCGCCTCTGGCGAGGGCCTGGCCAGTTACCAGCGCTACTACCTGGCCGCCACCCCCTACGCCCAGGCCCATCCCGAGGTGCTGGCGCTGGTGTTCGCCGAATTGCAGCGCACCGGTCAGTGGGTGAAGCAGCACCCGGCCGAGGCGGCACGCCTCCTGGGCCCTCAGTGGGGCCGCCTGGACCAGGCCACCGTCGAGCTGGCCAACAGCCGACGCAGCTACGACGTCCAGCCGGTGAGTCGCGCCGCCCTCGGCGAGCAGCAGCGCATCGCCGATGCCTTCTACCGCGCCAAGTTGCTGCCCACCGCCGTGGACACCAGCGCCGTGGACCTCTGGACGCCCGCCACCCCCGTGACCCAACGCTAG
- a CDS encoding ABC transporter substrate-binding protein — protein MTRPVQRTLAAVLAVLGLAQSLPTQAAATEQFFPLATYRVGAYASSGIPVWAGMIDYLRYINDVEGGINGVKLVWRECETEWTAEKGIECYERFKQGLDGAPVALYQPNGAPAAYALASKAEADRIPLITLGYGRTEATDGRVFPYNFPVMLTFYSEASAFINYVAEREGGLDKLRGKKIATVYHDSAYGRETQAPLALLAERYGFENIQIPVADPGNEQAAQWRQVRQVQPDWIFLRTWGVSTPVAIKTAARFGFPVDHIVGDIWASSDEDVLPTGAVGKGYLALTPYPGGANFDIHQRLKKYILEAGKSDLKDPRSFGSVYYNSGLVNAAIAVEAIRTAQGHFGHRPLTGEEGRWGLEHLRLDDARLKAIGFLGLLQPLALSCRDHEGGGAAKVQQWDGQRWNLLTDWIQADRPLLRPLIDAKAAAYAKEQGVVPRDCGPDGAEAAL, from the coding sequence ATGACCCGACCCGTACAACGCACCCTGGCCGCCGTGCTGGCCGTCCTGGGTCTCGCCCAGAGCCTGCCGACCCAGGCTGCCGCTACCGAGCAGTTCTTCCCGCTGGCCACCTACCGGGTCGGGGCCTATGCCTCCAGCGGCATCCCGGTCTGGGCCGGCATGATCGACTACCTGCGTTATATCAACGACGTGGAGGGCGGCATCAACGGCGTCAAGCTGGTCTGGCGCGAATGCGAGACCGAATGGACGGCGGAAAAGGGCATCGAGTGCTACGAGCGGTTCAAGCAGGGCCTGGATGGCGCCCCGGTGGCGCTCTACCAGCCCAATGGCGCTCCGGCCGCCTACGCCTTGGCGAGCAAGGCCGAAGCCGACCGCATTCCGCTCATCACCCTGGGCTATGGCCGCACCGAGGCTACCGACGGCCGGGTCTTCCCCTACAACTTCCCGGTGATGCTGACGTTCTACAGCGAGGCGTCGGCCTTCATCAACTACGTGGCCGAGCGCGAAGGCGGTCTGGACAAACTGCGCGGCAAGAAGATCGCCACCGTCTACCATGACTCGGCCTATGGCCGGGAGACCCAGGCGCCGCTGGCGTTGCTGGCGGAGCGGTACGGATTCGAGAACATCCAGATCCCGGTCGCCGACCCGGGCAACGAACAGGCCGCGCAATGGCGCCAGGTGCGCCAGGTACAACCCGATTGGATCTTCCTGCGCACCTGGGGCGTATCCACTCCGGTGGCGATCAAGACCGCCGCGCGCTTTGGCTTCCCGGTGGACCATATCGTCGGCGACATCTGGGCCAGTTCCGACGAGGACGTGCTGCCCACTGGCGCCGTCGGCAAGGGCTACCTGGCCTTGACCCCCTATCCAGGCGGCGCCAACTTCGATATCCACCAGCGCTTGAAGAAGTACATCCTCGAGGCGGGCAAGAGCGACCTCAAGGACCCGCGCAGCTTCGGTAGTGTCTACTACAACTCCGGCCTGGTGAATGCCGCCATCGCCGTGGAGGCGATCCGTACCGCCCAGGGGCACTTCGGGCACCGGCCACTCACCGGCGAGGAGGGCCGCTGGGGCCTGGAACACCTGCGGCTCGACGATGCACGCCTCAAGGCCATTGGCTTCCTCGGCCTGCTGCAGCCGCTGGCCTTGTCCTGCCGTGACCACGAGGGGGGTGGGGCCGCCAAGGTGCAGCAATGGGACGGCCAGCGCTGGAATTTGCTGACCGACTGGATCCAGGCCGACCGGCCGCTGCTGCGGCCGTTGATCGACGCCAAGGCCGCGGCCTACGCCAAGGAGCAGGGCGTCGTGCCGCGCGACTGCGGCCCGGATGGCGCCGAGGCGGCGCTATGA
- a CDS encoding MetQ/NlpA family ABC transporter substrate-binding protein yields the protein MTHLKPLLLALGLVSTLASADPLKIGTTAAFAPPLEVAVQEAKAAGVDVEIVEFSDWIAPNTSLANHDIDANYYQHIPFLENAKRTAGYDLVAVAPGIINNVGLYSKKYQTLAAVPKGARVAIANDAINGGRGLLLLEKAGFITLKPGVGYHATLADITSNPRDIQIVELEAVQLARSLDDVDVAQGYPHYLRLAKTIDPNQALLFDGLDHPEYVIQFVARPDNKDDPRLAKLIDLYQHSPKVRAALDQAHGKLYQPGWTQ from the coding sequence ATGACCCACCTGAAACCCCTGCTCCTCGCCCTCGGCCTCGTCAGTACCCTGGCCAGCGCCGATCCCCTCAAGATCGGTACCACCGCCGCCTTCGCGCCCCCGCTGGAAGTGGCGGTGCAGGAGGCCAAGGCGGCTGGCGTGGACGTGGAGATCGTCGAATTCAGCGACTGGATCGCCCCCAACACCAGCCTCGCCAACCACGACATCGACGCCAACTACTACCAGCACATCCCCTTCCTGGAGAACGCCAAGCGCACCGCCGGCTACGACCTGGTGGCGGTGGCACCGGGGATCATCAACAACGTCGGCCTCTACTCGAAGAAATACCAGACGCTGGCCGCGGTGCCCAAGGGCGCACGGGTGGCCATCGCCAACGACGCCATCAACGGCGGTCGTGGCCTGCTGCTGTTGGAAAAAGCCGGCTTCATCACCCTCAAGCCCGGCGTCGGCTACCACGCGACGCTGGCGGACATCACCAGCAACCCTCGCGACATCCAGATCGTCGAGCTGGAAGCCGTGCAGCTGGCGCGCTCGCTGGACGACGTCGATGTGGCCCAGGGCTATCCGCACTACCTGCGCCTGGCCAAGACCATCGACCCCAACCAGGCACTGCTCTTCGACGGCCTCGACCATCCCGAGTATGTCATCCAGTTCGTCGCCCGGCCGGACAACAAGGACGACCCGCGCCTGGCCAAGCTGATCGATCTCTACCAGCACTCGCCCAAGGTCCGCGCCGCCCTGGACCAGGCCCACGGCAAGCTCTACCAGCCGGGCTGGACACAATGA
- a CDS encoding ABC transporter ATP-binding protein: MSAPLARDAAAALVVDAIEVVYDGSILAVADVSLTVPAGGIVALLGANGAGKSTTLKAISGLIRAERAQLSRGRVRYGGHDISQSAANLLVQQGIVQVLEGRHVFAQLSVEENLCSGAFLRRPDRRVLAMALERVYAWFPRLKTKRATLAGLTSGGEQQMIALGRALMTQPRLVLLDEPSMGLAPLIVREIFEIVADLNRREGVGFLIAEQNTAVALRYAQHAYVLESGRVVQSGPAAGFDTAALKAAYLGRG; encoded by the coding sequence ATGAGCGCGCCGCTGGCTCGGGACGCCGCCGCGGCGCTGGTGGTGGACGCCATCGAAGTGGTCTACGACGGCAGCATCCTGGCGGTAGCGGACGTGTCGCTGACGGTGCCCGCGGGTGGCATCGTCGCCCTCCTGGGGGCCAATGGCGCCGGCAAGAGCACCACGCTCAAGGCCATCTCCGGACTGATCCGTGCCGAGCGCGCCCAGCTCAGTCGCGGCCGGGTGCGCTATGGCGGCCATGATATCTCCCAGAGCGCCGCGAACCTGCTGGTCCAGCAGGGTATCGTCCAGGTCCTCGAGGGACGTCATGTGTTCGCCCAGTTGAGCGTCGAGGAAAATCTCTGCAGCGGTGCCTTCCTGCGTCGCCCGGATCGGCGCGTCCTGGCCATGGCCCTGGAGCGGGTGTATGCCTGGTTCCCGCGACTGAAGACCAAGCGCGCCACCCTCGCCGGCCTGACCTCGGGCGGTGAGCAGCAGATGATCGCCCTGGGCCGCGCGCTGATGACTCAGCCGCGGCTGGTCCTGCTCGATGAGCCGTCCATGGGGTTGGCGCCGCTGATCGTGCGGGAGATCTTCGAGATCGTCGCCGACCTGAATCGTCGGGAGGGGGTGGGCTTTCTCATCGCCGAACAGAACACCGCGGTGGCGCTCAGGTACGCCCAGCATGCCTATGTGCTGGAAAGCGGCCGAGTGGTTCAGTCCGGGCCTGCTGCAGGCTTCGACACCGCAGCGCTGAAGGCGGCCTATCTGGGCCGGGGCTGA
- a CDS encoding branched-chain amino acid ABC transporter permease, translating into MDRLFPATFPLAAGPVRLRAPRRAPALWTLLAVAFVVVPLLGSDYWLNAILIPFLVLSLAALGLNLLTGYAGQTSVGAAGFMAVGAFASYGVLLRLPELPLPLALLGGGLIAAATGLVFGIPSGRIKGFYLMVTTLAAQFFLEWLFAKFPWFYNYASSGTISAPRQAFLGWDLSGPVGRYLLVLSCVVLLTWVAVNLVRSRIGRNWMAIRDMDTAAAVIGIQVARDKRLAFAVSAFYLGIAGALWAFAYLGTASAASFDINRSFQILFIIIIGGLGSIAGNFIGAAFISLLPLLLDHLGQWLFGGRIDAGQLQNLQKIIFGVAIIAFLIKEPEGLVRLFERLRGRLKVWPLRF; encoded by the coding sequence ATGGACCGCCTTTTTCCCGCTACCTTTCCGCTGGCCGCCGGGCCCGTGCGCCTGCGCGCCCCGCGTCGCGCGCCGGCGCTCTGGACCCTGTTGGCGGTGGCCTTCGTCGTGGTACCGCTGCTCGGCAGCGACTATTGGCTCAACGCCATCCTGATTCCCTTCCTGGTCCTGTCGCTGGCAGCGCTCGGCCTCAATCTGCTCACTGGCTACGCCGGTCAGACCTCGGTGGGTGCCGCCGGCTTCATGGCCGTGGGCGCCTTCGCCAGCTATGGCGTGTTGCTGCGGCTACCGGAGCTTCCGCTGCCGCTGGCGCTGCTCGGAGGCGGTTTGATAGCGGCCGCGACCGGACTGGTGTTCGGTATTCCCAGCGGACGCATCAAGGGCTTCTACCTGATGGTGACCACCCTTGCGGCGCAGTTCTTCCTCGAATGGCTGTTCGCCAAGTTCCCCTGGTTCTACAACTACGCCTCGTCCGGCACCATCAGCGCGCCGCGCCAGGCGTTCCTCGGCTGGGACCTGAGTGGTCCGGTGGGGCGCTACCTGCTGGTGCTCAGCTGCGTCGTGCTGCTGACCTGGGTCGCGGTCAACCTGGTACGCAGTCGGATCGGCCGCAACTGGATGGCCATCCGCGACATGGATACCGCCGCGGCGGTGATCGGCATCCAGGTCGCCCGGGACAAGCGCCTGGCGTTCGCCGTCAGCGCCTTCTATCTGGGCATCGCCGGCGCGCTCTGGGCCTTCGCCTATCTGGGCACCGCCAGCGCGGCCAGTTTCGACATCAATCGCTCCTTCCAGATCCTCTTCATCATCATCATCGGGGGACTCGGCAGTATCGCCGGCAACTTCATCGGCGCCGCCTTCATCAGCTTGCTGCCGCTGTTGCTGGATCACCTGGGCCAATGGCTGTTCGGCGGTCGTATCGATGCCGGGCAATTGCAGAACCTGCAGAAGATCATCTTCGGCGTGGCCATCATCGCTTTTCTCATCAAGGAGCCCGAGGGCCTGGTTCGCCTGTTCGAACGGCTCCGCGGCCGCCTCAAGGTGTGGCCGTTGCGTTTCTAG